From the genome of Bifidobacteriaceae bacterium:
GGACACGGCCAGGACCGCCGCCGCCGCGAAGGGCCACAAGGCCAGCAGGCCGTAGGAGGTCAGGACGACCGGGGCCTCTTCGGCCGAGGCGGCCAGCGCCGGCGAGCCGAAGCCGCCGCTCAAGCCGACCCCGGTCGCCCAGCACGCGAGCGAGCCGAGGACCGATCCGCCCATCCACAAACCCGCCCGCCCCAGGGGCGCCGGCCGGTCCGACCAGCGGACTAGGAGCGCGCCCGCCACAAGGCCGGGCGCCAAGGTCAGCGCGCCGAACCAGAGGTCCTGGAGGGCACCGAAGTCCGTGTCGGATTGCGCGTACCAGAAGTTCCCAGCCCAAAGCGCCGCCGGCCGGGGCGAGACGACCAGCCAAACCCAGCCAAGCAGGACTCCCAACAGGGCTTGGGTGCCAAGTCCCCAGACGGCATCGTGCGCCAACGAACGCTGGCGTCCCGGCGGCCGGGAGGCATACGCGGCGGCAACCATCGGCGGCCCGCCCGCCGCGACAGGGGGCGAGAAACCCAAGTCGGGACGGCCATCGGGCGGCGGGCCAGGCGACGGTGCCGGAACCGGGGCCCAGCCGTCCGGTGTCACGCCACGCACTGCGCTCCCAGCGCGGCCTTGAGGTCGGCGTAAAGCGGGTCGCTCTTGGCGACCTTGAGCCCGTGGTTCAGGCGCACCACCGTCATGCCGCCGGTCGGCTTGGTCAACCTGAGGTACACGTCGGCCTGGCCGGGATGCGAGCGCAGCACCGTGTGGAGCTTCGAGACGATCGCCTCGGTGGCGCGGTGCGCCGGCAGCGTGATCTCCAGGGGGGCCACCGTGCCCTCGGCGGCGGTCAGTTTGAGGACCTCGAGTTCGGAGACGAAGACGGACACCTCGTCGTCCCGCCGCGACAGGCGCCCGCCCAGCGACACCAGCATGTCCTCCGCCAGATGCTCCGCGAAACGCGCGTAGGCCTTCGAGAAGAACTTGACGTCGATCGAGCCGTGGAGGTCCTCGAGGGTCGCCTGCGCCCACAGCATGCCGGTCTTGGTGGTCTTGCGCACAAGGCTGGTCAACAGCCCGGCTATCCGCACCTGTTCGCCGTCCTTGTGGCGGTCGGGGTCCACCAGCGAGGCGGTGGTGTGGGTCGCCGCCGCCGCCAGCCCCTCTTCCAGGCCGGATAGCGGATGGTCTGAGACATACAGCCCCAGCATCTCGCGTTCAAACGCCAGCTTGACGGGTTTGGGCCATTCCGCCAGGTCCGGCACCTCGACCATGACCGAGCCGACGTCCTCCGGCGCGCCGCCGAACAGGTCGAACTGCCCCACCGCCTCGTTGCGTTTGACGCCCAGCACCGAGTCGATGGCCTCCTCGTAAACCTGCATCAACGCGCGTCTCGGCTCGCCGAACCCGTCGAACGCGCCCGCCTTGATCAGCGACTCAACCACCCGTTTGTTGCAGACCCCGATCGGCACTTTGGCCAGGAAGTCGCCGAAGGACGTGTAGGCGCCTTTGTTTTTACGGGCCTGCACGATGCCGTCCACAACGCCCTCGCCCACGTTGCGCACCGCTGTGAGGCCAAAGCGGATGTCGACCCCGTCCGGGGTGAACGCCGCCACCGAGGAGTTCACGTCCGGCGGCAGCACCCGGATGCCCATATGGCGGCATTCGGCCAGGTAGACGGCCGATTTGTCCTTGTCGTCCCCAACCGAGGTGAGCAGTGCCGCCATGAACTCGGTGGGATAGTGGCACTTCAGGTACGCGGTCCAATAGGAGACCAGCGCGTACGCCGCAGAGTGCGACTTGTTGAACGCGTAGTCCGCGAACGGCACCAAGATGTCCCACAACGTCTGGATCGCGTTGTCGGAGTAGCCCCGGTCCCGCATGCCCTGCGAGAACGGCTCGTATTCGCGCGCGAGCGCCTTGGCGTCCTTCTTGCCCATCACCCGGCGCAGCGAGTCCGCGCGGCCCAACGTGTAGCCGGCGAGCTTCTGCGCGATCGCCATGACCTGCTCTTGGTAGACGATCAACCCGTAGGTGCCGCCCAGCAGGTCCTTCAGCGGCTCCTCCAATTCCGGATGGATCGGCGTGATCTTCTGGCGGCCGTTCTTGCGGTCGGCGTAATTGCTGTGGGAGTCCGCCCCCATGGGGCCCGGCCGGTACAGTGCCTGGACGGCGGAGATGTCCTCGAAGTTGTCCGGCCGCAGCCTTCTGAGCAGGTTTTGCATGCCCGTGCCGTCCAGTTGGAAAACGCCCAGCGTGTCGCCGGAGGACAGCAGCTCATAGGTTGGCTTGTCGTCCATGGGCAGCGTCTCCAGCACCACCGGCGGCTTGCCGTTGATGACGATGTTCGCCAGCGTGTCCTCCAGGATGGTGAGGTTGCGCAAGCCCAAGAAGTCCATTTTGACCAGGCCCAAGTCCTCGCAGGCCGGGTAGGAGAACTGCGTGATGATGGACCCGTCCTGCTCCCGCTTCATGATCGGAATGACGTCCAGCAGCGGGTCAGAGGACATGATCACGCCGGCCGCGTGAACCCCCCACTGGCGGGTCAACCCCTCCAATCCCCTGGCGGTCTC
Proteins encoded in this window:
- the dnaE gene encoding DNA polymerase III subunit alpha, coding for MPSPSGSQFVHLHVHTEYSMLDGAARIADLLKRCQELGQPALATTDHGFMFGAHAFWKQASRAGVKPIIGLEAYLTPGLARRDRRRVLWGAPEQKDDDVSAGGAYTHLTLLAQDTPGMHNLFRMASLASLEGQFYKPRMDRELLQSYSKGLIATTGCPSGEVQTRLRLGQYEEALRAAGEFQEIFGRENYFVELMDHGLAIERRVVGDLLRLAKAIGAPLVATNDLHYTAPEDAAAHSALLCVQSGKTMDDPNRFKFDGDGYYLKSAEEMREIWRELPEACDNTLAIAERCDVAFHSEPGRYMPKFPVPAGEDEVSWFIKEVRRGLEKRFGGEVPAEAVERAGYEEDIIATKGYAGYYLCVADFVNWAKAQGIRVGPGRGSGAGSIAAYAMGITELDPIKNGLMFERFLNPERASLPDFDIDFDERRRGEVIKYVTGKYGADHVAQIVTYSTIKAKAALKDSARVLGYPYQAGERLTKAMPPAVMGKEMPLAAVFDQSHARYREAEEFRAAVASEPDAARIVETARGLEGLTRQWGVHAAGVIMSSDPLLDVIPIMKREQDGSIITQFSYPACEDLGLVKMDFLGLRNLTILEDTLANIVINGKPPVVLETLPMDDKPTYELLSSGDTLGVFQLDGTGMQNLLRRLRPDNFEDISAVQALYRPGPMGADSHSNYADRKNGRQKITPIHPELEEPLKDLLGGTYGLIVYQEQVMAIAQKLAGYTLGRADSLRRVMGKKDAKALAREYEPFSQGMRDRGYSDNAIQTLWDILVPFADYAFNKSHSAAYALVSYWTAYLKCHYPTEFMAALLTSVGDDKDKSAVYLAECRHMGIRVLPPDVNSSVAAFTPDGVDIRFGLTAVRNVGEGVVDGIVQARKNKGAYTSFGDFLAKVPIGVCNKRVVESLIKAGAFDGFGEPRRALMQVYEEAIDSVLGVKRNEAVGQFDLFGGAPEDVGSVMVEVPDLAEWPKPVKLAFEREMLGLYVSDHPLSGLEEGLAAAATHTTASLVDPDRHKDGEQVRIAGLLTSLVRKTTKTGMLWAQATLEDLHGSIDVKFFSKAYARFAEHLAEDMLVSLGGRLSRRDDEVSVFVSELEVLKLTAAEGTVAPLEITLPAHRATEAIVSKLHTVLRSHPGQADVYLRLTKPTGGMTVVRLNHGLKVAKSDPLYADLKAALGAQCVA